The Streptomyces sp. NBC_01439 genome contains the following window.
TACGGCCACGCGCCCGTGCAGACCTTCAAGGACCTGTGCTTCGACACGTTCATCCTGGGCTGCTGCGGTGTCGACCCCGTCCAGGGAGCCACCGCCTACAACCTCGACGACGTCCAGGTGAAGCGGGCGGCGGTCGCCGCGGCGCAGCGCGTGATCCTGGTCGCGACCGCCGACAAGATCGGCCGCGCCGCGCTGGGCCGCATCTGCTCCATGGAAGAGATCGCCCTCGTCGTGACGGACGCCCCCGCGGGCTCCCCCGCGGTCGAGGCCCTGCGCGACCAGGGGGTCGAGGTGGTTCACCCGGCGGACGACTGAGCCCGACGGCCGACCCGGCCGGCCCCGACGGACGGGCCCGACGGACGGGCCCGCCGGTCGTCTGGGATCCATGCGTTCGTGCCTTTCCTGCACGGTGCGCAGCCCCGATCGGCGCGCCCCGCCCCAGCATCGAGCGGCAGACGGCCGCCCGCCAATGGGGTGCGACCGTCGTCTTACCGACTGTCAGAAAGACGACAGCAAGGGCTTGCTGCAACCTTTCGTAGGGCTCCTACGTCTTCCGGCCATCCCCGCGGAGGCACGTCGTCCGGCTCACCGATTCGCGCCGGCCGGCGAATTCCGCTACGGATCAAGGGTCTTGCGCCGACCTCCCGGCAAGCCTCGCGCACGGAAAGCGTGTCCGATACACGTTCCCGGGGCGGCGGGCCGGAGCGGAGTCTCCTAGCATCGCGATCGCGACGGATGCGAACGAGAGGGCAGCGAAATGAAATCAGGCGCGCCGAAACAGCCGCAGGACCGTGACCGACCCCAGGAGCTCACGTCCGAGGAGATGGCCCTCTACCGGGAGTTCGCAGAACACGGCCCCCTCCAGGAAAGCCAGCTGCTCGCCCGGGCGGAACCCGCCGCCATGGCCCGTACCCTCGACGCCCTCGTCTCCAGCGGCCTGGTCCAACAGATCGGCCCCGACTGCCTTGCAGCCACCAACCCCACCGACGTGTCGGCGCGGTTGCTCAAGCAGTGGGAGGAACGCGTCCAGGGGGCCCAGCTCGACCTGCTGCGCATGCGGGGGCAGCTCGCGGAACTGGCCATCGTGCACGCCGCACGCCAACGCACCCTGGAGGGGCCGCCGCTGGAACGCATCGAGTCGGCGGACGAACTCCAGCGCATCCTCGACCGGCAGGCCGCCGCGTGCACGCAGGAGGTGCTCTGCGCCCAGCCGGGCGGCCCCCTGCCCGAGGTCGAACTGCGCCGCGCCCGCGTCCGGCACCGGGACCTGCTCTCCCGTGGTGTCCCGGTACGCACGCTGTACCAACACTCGGCCCGGTTCGACCCGCCGACCGTGCGGTACGAGACGGAGCTGGCGGCTCTCGGGGCCGAGGCGAGGACGGTCTCCGGCGGCCTGGCCCGGTGCCTGGTCTTCGACCGGTCCCTGCTCGCCCTCCCGCTCCCGGAGACCGCGGGCGGGGCACTGCTCGTCCGCAGCCCCGACCTGGTCGCGTTCGTCGCCGAGCTGTTCGACCTGCTGTGGGCGACCGGCGAACGCATCGGCAAACCGCGCGAGAAGGCCTTCATCC
Protein-coding sequences here:
- a CDS encoding helix-turn-helix transcriptional regulator — translated: MKSGAPKQPQDRDRPQELTSEEMALYREFAEHGPLQESQLLARAEPAAMARTLDALVSSGLVQQIGPDCLAATNPTDVSARLLKQWEERVQGAQLDLLRMRGQLAELAIVHAARQRTLEGPPLERIESADELQRILDRQAAACTQEVLCAQPGGPLPEVELRRARVRHRDLLSRGVPVRTLYQHSARFDPPTVRYETELAALGAEARTVSGGLARCLVFDRSLLALPLPETAGGALLVRSPDLVAFVAELFDLLWATGERIGKPREKAFIQDVADQAKRSVLQHLMQGDDDRATARALGISVRTCQRHVSAIMRQLGATSRFQLGYLAHQHGLLAPDGPDTARTVVPTSMSHPAPAPAAPESAGCAADRSTWIHLSRDRGTGEFSERIGCRQEAY